The following is a genomic window from Coriobacteriaceae bacterium.
GTATCCCGTGGTGCCCACGGCATCGATCGCAAGCGTGACTCCCGCTGTCTCCCAGCGGTTCTTCAAGCTGACAAGACCCTGTTGGGCGACGTCGAGCGGTCTGCCGTTATTAGACGCGTAGAACGAATCGACAAGCTCACCCGCCTCATCGACCAGGGCGAACTTGGTCGTCGTGCTCCCCGAATCGATACCGAGCGCCACACGCACCGTCTCTCCGGGCGCATACGCATCCGGACCCTTTGCCGGCGTCTCTTTGCCATGGCGTGCCGTAAAATCCGCCTGCTCGGCAGGTGTGGCAAAAAAGGGCTGGGCAAGACGTCCCTCCCCGCTTGCGGGCGCGACCGTCTCGAGCTTATCCAGCCGGACAAAAGCGTCGGGAAGGTCGATCGGTTGGGACGATGCGAACATGTCGGTCAGCGACAGGGCGGCACCGCGCGCGACCATGATCTGCGGATCGCGCGGGACGATAACCTGATCGTCCGATAGATTCAGTTGCTCCCGGAACACGCGGACCAGTGTGGGGTTGTAGGCGAGCGTACCGCCCTCGAAGATTACCGGCGGCTCGATGTCGATACCCTGGGCCAGACCGCCGATCGTTTGGCGGGCGACCGCGTGAAGCGCCGAAAGCGCCAGGTCGGTGGTAGGAATGCCCTCGTTGAGCAGCGGCTGGATATCGGTCTTTGCGTACACGCCGCAGCGGCCCGAGACCTCGTGGACGGTCGTTCCCCGGCTTGCGAGCTGCTCGAACTCGCCCGATTCGGTGCCGACCCCCATGAGCTTTGCCATCTCGTCGATAAATGCACCGGTACCGCCTGCGCACGAGCCGTTCATGCGCATGTCGGCAACCTCGATGTCTCCCTTATCGTTGGTGCGGAAGAAGATCATCTTGGCGTCTTGGCCGCCCAGCTCGATGGCGCAGCGCGTCTGCGGATAGAACCTGCTGATCGCGAGCGCGTTGGCGACCACCTCCTGAACGTACGAGGCGCCCAGCGCGGTCGCGATATCGCGCGCACCCGAGCCGGTCACCGCAACGCGCAGTGACTCATGGGGAAAGCGCTCGGCGAGCTCGCCGAGCATGGCGCGCACGCTCGCTGTCTGACACGCCCCGTGGCGGCGATATCCCCACCACGCCTCGGTCATATCCTCGTGCATCGCGTAAACTTTGGTCGTCGTCGACCCTACGTCCAGTCCTACTAGCAACGCCATAATGCTCCGTCTCTCGCATTTTTCCCGCTAGAGATATACCACTCTACGTAATACAACAGACTGTTGTATTTAAACTCCGTATAAAAAGCGGCTGCCGAAACGCTTCAGCAGCCGCCGAATGCACCAACAGATTGTTCTGCGCGCTAGCACGTCGGGCAACGGAGCAGCACGGGCCCTCCGGTCATGCGCACCGCTCACGCCCGCGATGTCGCCGAGAGAGCTATCCACGCTTTGGGCTCCAACCAAGCAAGTCGCCCGCGCTCAGCAGATCCCTAAGCGAGCTACTCGCACTCAGGAGCCATAGCCTGCTCCAAGAGCTCGGCATGCTCCTCCTCGAAAACCGTCCCCACAGGGAAGGCGCGACGGAAGACGAAGCGGGAAATCGGACCGGCTACCAAAAGGTTCCACGGCAGCGCCATCACAAAATTATGCGGGATGTTGATCATCCAGATCGCGGGCACGGAATACAGGTTCGCAAGGATGCCGCCGGGCATGTGCGTCAGACCCTCACAGGCACCGTACAGCGACATGATGATGACCATGGGAACGACCATGCAGGAGCTGACGGCAAGCGTCATGGCAAGCGGCGAACTCTTGCCCGGCGTGACCAGGAATTTAAAGGCGAAACCCTTGGCAAGGGGGCTGGCAACAAACCAGT
Proteins encoded in this region:
- a CDS encoding DUF2798 domain-containing protein, which translates into the protein MPINKRESLLFTFIMCFCMVLWMSIYNVALQHGAINGEVVAAAWLGFPVAYIFAMCCDWFVASPLAKGFAFKFLVTPGKSSPLAMTLAVSSCMVVPMVIIMSLYGACEGLTHMPGGILANLYSVPAIWMINIPHNFVMALPWNLLVAGPISRFVFRRAFPVGTVFEEEHAELLEQAMAPECE